Genomic DNA from Streptomyces sp. GS7:
ACCGATCCGCACCCGGTCCGGACCGTCCTGCGTCAGCCGTACGCTGTCCAGCCGCGCCGTCACATCGGGCCCCAAGTAGCGCGGCCCGCCGGTCTCGTACAACAGCTGGGCGGTGACGGTACCGACGGTGACGGCGCCCCCGGTCCCGGGGTGCTTGGTGATCACGGCGCTGCCGTCCGCATGGATCTCGGCCAGCGGAAACCCGGGCCGCCGCACATCGTGCTCCCCGAAGAACGCGTAGTTCCCACCCGTCGCCTGCGTCCCGCACTCCAGCACATGCCCCGCGACGACCGCGCCCGCCAGCCGGTCGTAGTCGTCCGGCCCCCAGCCGAAGTGCGCCGCGGCCGGCCCGGTGACCAGCGCCGCGTCCGTCACCCGCCCGGACACCACCACGTCCGCACCGGCCCGCAGACACTCCGCGATCCCCGCCCCACCGAGGTACGCGTTGGCGGTGAGCACCCCCTCGCCCCACCCCCGGCCCGCCACGTCATCGCCCTCGACATGCGCGACCCGCACCGAAACCCCGACCCGCTCCCCCAACTCCCGTACGGACTCCGCCAGTCCGGCCGGGTTCAGCCCACCCGCATTCGCAACGATCTTCACACCCCGCTCGACGGCGAGCCCGAGACCCTCCTCCAGCTGCCGCAGAAACGTCTTGGCGTACCCCAGGCGCGGATCCTTCAGCCGGTCCCGGCCGAGGATCAGCATCGTCAGCTCGGCGAGATAGTCCCCGGTCAGCACGTCCAGCGGCCCACCGGTCAGCATCTCCCGTACGGCGTCGAACCGGTCGCCGTAGAACCCGGACGCGTTCCCGATCCGCAGCGGCTCCGCCACCCCCGGCTCCGTCATCGCCGCACCCCGCCCGGCGCCCGCCCCGGCCCCGCCGGCCCGGCGAAGGACTGCGCGATGTCCAGCCACCGGTCCGCATCCGCCCCCGTCGCCACGACGGAGACATCGTCCCGATGTACCCGCTGCGTCACCAGCAGGCAGAAGTCCAGCGCCGTCCCGGTCACCCGCTGCGCCGCGCCCTCCGGCCCGAACGTCCACACCTCCCCGTCAGGGGCGGCCAACTCCACCCGGAACTCCTCTGCCGGCGGCGTCAGCCCGCGCACCGCATACGCGTAGTCCCTGGCCCGCACCCCGATCCGCGCCACATGCCGCAACCGCGCCGTCGGCACCCGCCGCGCACCCAGCGCATCCGCCACGTCCTGCCCGTGCGCCCAGGTCTCCATCAATCGGCCCGTGGCGACCGACGCCACGCTCATCGGCGGTCCGTACCACGGGAGTTTGGCGCCCGCCGGCTGCGCGGCCAGCACCCGCTGCAACTCCGCACGCCCCGCCCGCCACCGGTCCAGCAACTCGGCAGGAGCCAATCGGGCCCCACGCTCCGCCCCTTCGTCCACAAAGGTCTCCGGCGAGGCAAGCGCCGTCCGCACCTCCTCCGCGAACCCGCCCGGATCCACGGCGGACTGCACCGCCCGCTCATCCGTCCACGCGAGGTGCGCGATCTGGTGCGCGATGGTCCACCCGGCGGCCGGCGTCGCCCGCCCCCACTCCTCTTCCGGGAGCCCCGCCACCAGCCCGTCCAGCTCCTCACCCTCGGCCCGCAGGTCCTCAAGGACCTCCCGAACCTCCCGCGGATCGGCCATCCTGCGCTCTCCTCGTCGACGCCATAGCCCATGTCCCCTGAGGGAAGGGCGCGTTGAGTGCTGCGGTGCGGGTTCCGAGGGTGGCAGCGCGCCCAGAAACAATCAAGCACGCATGCATGATT
This window encodes:
- a CDS encoding TIGR03084 family metal-binding protein, with protein sequence MADPREVREVLEDLRAEGEELDGLVAGLPEEEWGRATPAAGWTIAHQIAHLAWTDERAVQSAVDPGGFAEEVRTALASPETFVDEGAERGARLAPAELLDRWRAGRAELQRVLAAQPAGAKLPWYGPPMSVASVATGRLMETWAHGQDVADALGARRVPTARLRHVARIGVRARDYAYAVRGLTPPAEEFRVELAAPDGEVWTFGPEGAAQRVTGTALDFCLLVTQRVHRDDVSVVATGADADRWLDIAQSFAGPAGPGRAPGGVRR